In Erigeron canadensis isolate Cc75 chromosome 6, C_canadensis_v1, whole genome shotgun sequence, the following are encoded in one genomic region:
- the LOC122604047 gene encoding uncharacterized protein LOC122604047 has translation MESEEEVHSDDGSFELVNSDDYASDKDNHNMSDGSYDFLCSEVSETLVLDTEELDSKTDSDKNPLKEIATFYSDLEDMEFKTGNCSDAAKREAKGDVEFKGASSSDAPKEADSVPAKEVEKVDVGFKDASDYDPIKEEESEKDLKSATDCDPVVKEVGGAEIDIDSTEDEEMQDRDIENALVPFVQPNTIKINKGRKRSLMDMIYDNSNIDFNEFPAHLMLKQDIRDVAKNHITRYLPAKSLARSRLVCKEWNRWISSPFFAHLQSQYFRKTSGFFQDDCPIRFISSSNPAYGVPHPSLSFFPVEVTIRSSCNGLLLCQAVYGDKAYYVCNPATKQWTRLPDSSYYHGEEPRIVLAFEPSSLNFGPCYQVLCAFSLPDPLQGPIVYFDMYDSVTQSWKVSDMVCVDLDQSDVKGGGIFVDGIVYWETLGCELLAFDLKNEIYGVQKLPFVGGGGLVKIFGEICYVNAHYHHPMRSCILDVYGGSVMSLRKTMYIKVSLGDIEDGELLNCSVVPNSSDDAVVGVIVENSGGRKYLYVHRVKDQRTQGPCFLLGSKNLFAYVNSLANLNA, from the exons ATGGAAAGCGAAGAGGAAGTTCATAGTGACGATGGATCTTTTGAATTAGTCAATAGCGATGACTATGCTAGTGATAAAGACAATCACAACATG TCTGACGGATCGTATGACTTTCTTTGTTCTGAAGTGTCTGAAACACTTGTTTTAGATACAGAGGAGTTAGATAGTAAAACTGATTCTGACAAAAACCCTTTGAAGGAAATTGCCACTTTTTATTCTGATCTGGAAGACATGGAATTCAAGACTGGAAACTGTTCTGATGCTGCAAAACGAGAAGCGAAAGGAGATGTGGAGTTCAAAGGTGCAAGCAGTTCTGATGCTCCAAAAGAAGCGGATTCTGTTCCTGCGAAAGAAGTAGAAAAGGTGGATGTGGGATTCAAAGATGCAAGTGATTATGATCCTATTAAAGAGGAAGAAAGTGAAAAGGATTTAAAAAGCGCAACTGATTGCGACCCTGTAGTAAAAGAAGTGGGTGGAGCAGAGATTGATATTGATTCCACTGAAGATGAGGAAATGCAGGACCGTGATATAGAAAACGCTCTTGTCCCATTTGTCCAACCAAATACTATAAAAATCAATAAG GGTAGAAAGCGCAGCTTAATGGACATGATTTATGATAACTCAAACATTGACTTTAATGAGTTCCCTGCTCATTTAATGCTGAAACAAGACATAAGAGACGTGGCAAAGAACCACATCACCCGTTATCTTCCTGCCAAATCTTTAGCCAGGTCCCGGCTCGTGTGTAAGGAATGGAACAGGTGGATATCCAGCCCGTTCTTTGCACATTTGCAAAGCCAGTACTTCAGAAAAACTTCTGGTTTCTTTCAAGATGATTGTCCTATTCGCTTCATCTCATCCAGTAATCCTGCTTATGGCGTTCCTCACCCTTCTCTAAGTTTCTTTCCGGTGGAAGTTACCATCAGAAGCTCTTGCAACGGATTGCTCCTTTGCCAAGCTGTTTACGGTGATAAAGCGTATTATGTGTGTAATCCCGCTACTAAGCAGTGGACCAGACTTCCAGATTCTAGTTACTACCATGGAGAAGAACCAAGAATTGTGCTTGCATTTGAACCTTCTTCTCTGAACTTTGGGCCATGTTATCAAGTTCTATGCGCATTCTCTCTTCCTGATCCTCTTCAAGGGCCAATTGTGTATTTTGACATGTATGATTCGGTAACACAATCTTGGAAGGTGTCTGACATGGTATGTGTGGATTTGGACCAGTCAGATGTAAAAGGTGGTGGGATATTTGTAGATGGCATTGTTTATTGGGAAACTTTGGGTTGCGAGTTATTGGCCtttgatttgaaaaacgagATCTATGGAGTTCAAAAACTCCCTTTTGTTGGAGGTGGTGGATTAGTGAAGATCTTTGGAGAGATTTGCTATGTCAATGCTCACTATCATCATCCCATGAGATCATGCATATTGGATGTTTATGGTGGCAGTGTGATGTCATTGAGAAAGACGATGTATATTAAAGTTTCTCTTGGTGACATTGAAGATGGTGAGTTACTGAATTGCAGTGTTGTTCCTAATTCATCTGATGATGCTGTGGTGGGTGTCATTGTCGAGAACTCTGGAGGGCGGAAATATCTCTATGTCCACCGTGTGAAAGATCAAAGAACTCAAGGGCCGTGCTTTCTTCTGGGCTCGAAAAACCTGTTTGCCTATGTCAACAGCCTTGCCAATCTAAATGCCTAG
- the LOC122605680 gene encoding uncharacterized protein LOC122605680, producing the protein MRDDDPLPVSITPNNNTPIHTSSSSSSVSISISNNINKKETPDSTIFKKNSYKFYAFSAIILLAFWSIFTGTVTLRLSVGNLNRLSDDIAGGGAPVYDDFDVLEIEEREKVVKHMWDVYINSHRMKLPRFWQEAFVAAYEDLASDVVQVREAAISEIAKMSLSSIIGVDPPPVKSTNLQELSLRHAEQNKIGLPLK; encoded by the exons atgagAGATGATGATCCCTTACCAGTATCAATAACACCTAATAATAATACACCTATACAtacatcttcatcttcatcatctgtatctatatctatatctaacaatattaacaaaaaagaaactCCAGATTCAACCATTTTCAAAAAGAACAGTTACAAATTCTACGCATTTTCCGCCATTATCCTCCTTGCATTCTGGTCAATCTTCACCGGCACCGTCACTCTCCGTCTCTCCGTCGGCAACCTCAACCGGCTATCCGATGACATCGCCGGCGGTGGAGCTCCTGTTTATGACGATTTTGATGTGCTT GAAATTGAGGAGAGAGAGAAGGTTGTGAAGCATATGTGGGATGTATACATTAACAGCCATAGGATGAAATTACCGCGATTTTGGCAGGAAGCGTTTGTGGCTGCTTATGAGGATTTAGCTAGTGATGTGGTTCAAGTTAGAGAAGCTGCGATTTCCGAGATTGCTAAGATGTCGTTGAGCTCGATTATTGGTGTTGATCCTCCTCCTGTTAAATCTACG AATTTGCAAGAACTGAGCTTAAGGCACGCAGAGCAGAACAAGATTGGGCTTCCATTGAAGTAG
- the LOC122606254 gene encoding transcription repressor OFP7-like — translation MVKFILLRLFQSCRTKDHPSTLPRQQHHLPSPGELPCVKSSPFSKQTPERSSFKSHVFRYASKSTNQHVDDNEHLQRHVVPKLYDIDSPRSKISSDHGFQMPLLPVPPSPKKKNRRSRKRAYSCRFSTSYKVEDEKQPEILTRSFSDERLRPRHNVDVGGGEVLSPEWGSPARLSVFKKLMSCKVDGKVKESFAVVKTSDNPYEDFKKSMMEMIVENQLYEDSDLKQLLECLLSLNTRYHHGVIMEAFSEIWHTMFIDH, via the exons ATGGTGAAATTCATCCTACTACGACTCTTCCAATCATGTCGAACTAAAGACCACCCTTCTACCTTACCCCGACAACAACACCACCTCCCTTCACCCGGTGAATTACCATGTGTGAAATCGTCACCATTTTCGAAACAAACACCCGAGCGATCTTCCTTCAAAAGCCATGTCTTCCGCTACGCTTCCAAGTCCACGAACCAACACGTGGACGACAACGAACACTTGCAAAGGCACGTCGTTCCTAAACTGTACGACATCGATTCTCCTCGCTCTAAAATCTCTAGTGACCACGGGTTTCAAATGCCGTTACTTCCTGTCCCTCCATCTCCCAAAAAGAAAAACCGCCGCAGTAGAAAG CGGGCGTATAGTTGCCGGTTTAGCACCAGCTACAAAGTAGAAGATGAAAAACAACCTGAAATCCTTACTAGAAGCTTCTCAGATGAGCGATTACGACCGAGGCACAACGTAGATGTTGGAGGCGGTGAGGTATTATCGCCAGAGTGGGGTTCCCCGGCTAGATTGTCTGTGTTTAAGAAGCTAATGTCATGTAAAGTGGATGGAAAGGTGAAAGAGAGCTTTGCAGTAGTGAAGACATCCGACAATCCATACGAGGATTTCAAGAAATCGATGATGGAGATGATTGTTGAGAACCAACTGTACGAAGATAGTGATTTGAAGCAACTTTTAGAGTGTCTTTTGTCCTTGAATACCCGGTATCATCATGGTGTGATCATGGAAGCTTTCTCCGAGATTTGGCACACCATGTTTATTGATCACTGA
- the LOC122605654 gene encoding outer envelope pore protein 24A, chloroplastic-like: MMKASFTGNYDGDYSGATGSFVVNSGGLNLRASITADSVANRPSVNGVTLSLENPASFIVDYNVPKQDIRFQFMNSVRVKGKPLNFTYTHSVGDRRTALDGMLMLDTNHKVSANYGFELGNCKVKYCYVHGGVTSVEPSYDFGNNSWELGVSRRIVDGSVVRGCYRSDTKVLGVDLRTKSFSGANVKIAASVNLAEEKLMPKVTAETIWDFEM; this comes from the exons ATGATGAAAGCTTCATTCACCGGAAACTACGACGGCGATTATTCCGGCGCCACAGGCTCCTTTGTAGTCAACTCCGGCGGCTTAAACCTACGCGCTTCCATCACCGCCGACTCCGTCGCTAACCGTCCGTCTGTTAACGGCGTTACTTTATCATTAGAAAACCCTGCTTCCTTCATTGTTGACTATAACGTCCCTAAACAG GATATACGATTTCAGTTCATGAATAGTGTCAGGGTTAAAGGAAAGCCGTTGAACTTTACGTACACGCATTCGGTAGGTGATAGACGAACTGCGTTAGACGGTATGTTAATGTTGGATACTAATCATAAGGTTTCGGCGAATTATGGATTTGAGTTAGGGAATTGTAAGGTGAAGTATTGTTATGTGCATGGAGGAGTGACGAGTGTCGAACCGAGTTATGATTTTGGTAATAATTCGTGGGAGTTGGGTGTTTCGAGAAGGATTGTTGATGGTAGTGTGGTTAGAGGTTGTTATCGGTCGGATACTAAGGTTTTAGGGGTGGATTTGAGGACGAAATCGTTCAGTGGTGCAAACGTTAAG ATTGCTGCATCAGTCAACTTGGCTGAGGAGAAATTGATGCCAAAAGTAACTGCTGAGACTATCTGGGATTTTGAGATGTAA